A region of the Cloacibacillus sp. genome:
CGAGCCGTTCTCGGGTTCGGTTATAGCTCTCTGCCACACTCCGAAATGCTATAATTCGCAGCGCCTGGATTCTTGCCAGCACTTGTTTGGTAAGGATTCCAGGCGTTTATTTTTTTGTTAAAAGAGTAATGTTTGGCGGGAATCTACGAATTTTTCTTTTTTCGTTTTCACTCCGAGGAGCAGTTTCATCGCGGCATATTGCCTGTCTGTTATCTGCAAAAATCGCACGGAGCCCTTTTCGGGCAATTCTTTTTTCAGCCGTTCTAAATGTTTGTCCACTGCGTCTTCTCCGTTTACGATCCTGCAATAGACGGAAAACTGGAGCATGTCATAACCGTCGGAGATGAGGAATTTTCTGAATTTCGTATATATTCTCCGTTCGTCTTTGGAGACGACGGGAAGATCAAAGAATACTAGGA
Encoded here:
- the cas2 gene encoding CRISPR-associated endonuclease Cas2, producing MRILVFFDLPVVSKDERRIYTKFRKFLISDGYDMLQFSVYCRIVNGEDAVDKHLERLKKELPEKGSVRFLQITDRQYAAMKLLLGVKTKKEKFVDSRQTLLF